A section of the Campylobacter porcelli genome encodes:
- a CDS encoding FeoA family protein: MTLDLLENGQMAKILNFNVAEKLLERFFSLGLSKFKTIKKIESSLGSSTILIECNRNFLMLRYDEAKSIEVDRI, from the coding sequence ATGACTTTGGATCTATTAGAAAATGGTCAAATGGCTAAAATTCTAAATTTTAATGTAGCTGAGAAGTTGCTTGAGAGATTTTTTAGTCTGGGGCTATCAAAATTTAAAACTATAAAAAAGATAGAGAGCTCACTTGGTAGCTCTACTATTTTAATAGAGTGTAATAGAAACTTTTTAATGCTAAGATATGATGAGGCAAAAAGCATTGAAGTAGATAGAATTTAG